One genomic window of Dyadobacter fanqingshengii includes the following:
- a CDS encoding type IV secretory system conjugative DNA transfer family protein gives MANVFFFLVVPFFMGLALHWLLVLLYKVGLGFITRFFYRGVFISDDTLFRQDILWNKPQIRFMLALLPCQVLGVIFATLLTDTVTESSFLRLTMQGTAGAFVAFTSFINFRGKRKEVITAPAARTPGNGFVLQTLGEGTIEIDNPTRGIFICGGAGSGKSKSIIEPIIQQSGQKGYSGLVYDFKFPVLASEVNGAYQGSRVRTWFVNFTDLTYSHQINPISPKVITNASYAREAAKTILSNIDFKASQKRDFWIQSSEAILTSAIWYLRNNHPQYCTLPHVIALVLKHEPKELIRLFQQDLQVKAIIASVASGSESENQLAGVFASIQNYLSTLATPEIFWVLSGDEVPLDLNNPESPGILTVGNNPTLSATLSPVISLIVSMAAKQMNQQGKEKSIILLDEAPTLFIPNFQQIPSTARSNKIATIYSVQDIAQMQGMIGREETEMIISNLGTQFYGRSTNIATAERISKLFGKMDVEYTGSNKSRSENRNSYGQSTTIQQRERLTPSQVLGFRAGEFCGIIAEGNTSEFQDILQEQKSLGLSLQKIRTVPDINATYTRINNELQLII, from the coding sequence ATGGCGAATGTCTTTTTCTTTCTGGTGGTTCCCTTTTTTATGGGGCTTGCACTTCACTGGTTGTTAGTACTGCTCTATAAAGTCGGATTGGGCTTTATAACACGGTTCTTTTACCGGGGTGTCTTTATCTCTGATGATACGCTTTTCCGCCAGGATATCCTTTGGAACAAACCACAAATCAGATTTATGCTCGCGTTGTTGCCCTGCCAGGTGTTGGGTGTTATTTTTGCCACACTGCTGACTGATACGGTCACAGAAAGCAGTTTTTTAAGATTGACCATGCAAGGGACGGCTGGGGCTTTTGTGGCCTTTACTTCCTTTATCAATTTCAGGGGAAAAAGGAAGGAAGTTATTACTGCGCCGGCAGCACGCACGCCAGGTAATGGTTTTGTGTTGCAAACGTTAGGGGAAGGTACAATAGAAATCGATAACCCGACACGCGGGATCTTTATTTGTGGCGGGGCTGGATCTGGAAAGAGCAAGAGCATCATTGAACCCATTATCCAGCAATCCGGACAAAAAGGATATAGCGGCCTGGTTTATGACTTCAAGTTCCCGGTCCTGGCCTCCGAAGTAAACGGTGCTTACCAGGGCAGCCGGGTCAGGACCTGGTTTGTCAATTTTACAGACCTGACTTACAGCCATCAGATCAATCCGATCAGCCCAAAGGTGATCACCAATGCCAGCTACGCGCGGGAAGCGGCCAAAACCATCCTTTCCAACATCGATTTTAAAGCTTCACAGAAGCGGGACTTTTGGATACAATCCAGTGAGGCTATCCTCACATCAGCAATCTGGTACCTACGCAATAATCACCCACAGTATTGCACATTACCGCATGTGATCGCACTGGTGTTAAAGCACGAGCCGAAAGAGTTGATACGGCTTTTTCAGCAAGATCTACAAGTCAAAGCCATTATTGCCAGCGTGGCCAGTGGCTCGGAGAGCGAGAACCAGCTCGCTGGTGTCTTCGCGTCGATACAGAACTATCTTTCAACATTGGCCACGCCAGAAATATTTTGGGTGCTGTCCGGGGACGAAGTACCGCTCGACCTGAACAACCCGGAAAGCCCCGGTATTTTAACAGTTGGGAATAACCCTACGTTATCTGCTACATTGAGTCCTGTGATTTCGCTGATTGTCAGCATGGCTGCCAAGCAAATGAATCAGCAAGGGAAAGAAAAGTCGATCATTCTTCTGGATGAAGCGCCGACATTGTTTATCCCTAACTTTCAGCAGATACCAAGTACAGCCCGCAGCAACAAAATTGCTACGATTTACAGCGTCCAGGACATTGCACAGATGCAGGGGATGATCGGCCGAGAGGAGACCGAAATGATCATCTCTAATTTAGGAACCCAGTTTTACGGCCGCAGCACCAACATTGCAACTGCTGAACGGATTAGTAAGCTATTTGGTAAGATGGACGTTGAATACACCGGCAGCAACAAGAGCCGCTCAGAAAACCGAAATAGTTATGGCCAGAGCACCACTATTCAGCAGCGTGAGCGGCTGACTCCTTCCCAGGTGCTGGGTTTCCGAGCTGGTGAGTTCTGTGGAATTATTGCAGAAGGTAATACATCGGAATTTCAAGACATACTTCAAGAGCAAAAAAGCTTAGGTCTATCCTTACAGAAAATCCGGACAGTGCCTGATATCAACGCTACCTATACCCGAATCAATAATGAGCTACAATTGATAATTTAG
- a CDS encoding relaxase/mobilization nuclease domain-containing protein — MIAKTSIGSSFSGAIHYGAGYTVEGKEIMGKADLLVTHNVVSRDPEGIAAEMQQEASYSRCKTPVWHSSISWKPEEKPTREQMIETANRYCQKMGADPNDHQIAVYEHHDKPHQHIHVYINRVPTDGSKALETSHNYARNVRICKEITQELGFSKLEKLEEGKLRHVAVNQEEAQKVVNIAIKAALKEESATPEDMERRLKEKGIDCKYKTEEGRLKYSSYSYQGVPIKGQDVGFTAKQLQARLDKNLEVKKEQSQQVNPDLEHKQKRGRGMGF, encoded by the coding sequence ATGATTGCCAAAACATCGATCGGATCGAGTTTTTCGGGCGCAATCCATTATGGCGCTGGCTATACAGTTGAAGGCAAGGAGATCATGGGCAAGGCGGATTTGCTGGTCACTCACAACGTGGTTTCGCGCGACCCGGAGGGCATTGCCGCCGAGATGCAACAGGAGGCGTCTTACAGCCGGTGCAAGACACCGGTGTGGCATTCATCTATCAGCTGGAAGCCGGAAGAGAAACCTACGCGCGAACAGATGATTGAGACGGCCAACCGGTACTGTCAAAAGATGGGGGCTGACCCGAACGACCATCAGATTGCCGTCTATGAACACCATGATAAGCCGCACCAGCATATCCATGTTTACATTAACCGAGTGCCGACAGATGGGAGCAAGGCGCTGGAAACTTCGCATAATTATGCACGCAATGTCCGGATCTGCAAAGAGATCACGCAGGAGCTAGGCTTTTCCAAGCTGGAAAAACTGGAAGAAGGCAAATTGCGGCATGTGGCGGTCAACCAGGAGGAAGCACAAAAGGTCGTTAATATTGCAATCAAGGCTGCTTTGAAAGAAGAATCTGCCACTCCGGAAGACATGGAGCGGCGGCTGAAAGAAAAAGGGATCGATTGTAAATACAAGACCGAAGAAGGAAGATTGAAATATTCCAGTTACAGCTATCAGGGCGTACCTATCAAGGGACAGGACGTTGGCTTTACCGCCAAACAGTTACAGGCCAGGCTGGACAAGAACCTGGAAGTTAAAAAGGAGCAGTCGCAGCAAGTCAATCCGGATCTTGAACACAAGCAGAAACGCGGCCGCGGAATGGGCTTTTAA
- a CDS encoding plasmid mobilization protein produces MEDEKNPHYEARKAGAARRENKGKMIPVRVTEQEHAQIKANAILAGLSVSEYLRRLSTGHQVRARFEKEEKRNLQGIGTNLNQLAAYANKGFFYEKPLLEVLEQLKKILKA; encoded by the coding sequence ATGGAAGACGAGAAGAACCCGCATTATGAAGCCCGCAAGGCCGGAGCAGCCAGGCGGGAAAACAAGGGTAAAATGATCCCTGTCCGGGTCACCGAACAGGAGCATGCACAGATCAAGGCCAACGCGATCCTGGCCGGCCTGAGCGTATCAGAATACCTGCGCCGGCTTAGCACCGGCCACCAGGTGCGGGCCCGGTTTGAGAAGGAAGAAAAGCGCAACCTGCAAGGTATAGGTACCAACTTGAACCAGCTGGCAGCATATGCTAACAAAGGCTTCTTTTATGAGAAACCTTTGCTTGAAGTTTTGGAGCAACTTAAAAAAATACTAAAAGCATGA